The Candidatus Binatia bacterium DNA window TGGTCCATGTCCGCCGCAACCCGGGTTCTGGCCGTGAGCGCGCTGGTGGTGGGTCTATGCCCGGCGCTGGCGTTCGCGTGCAAGGACGAGGCTACCGCCAAGGCCGAGGCCGCCGCCAAGACGGTCAAGGTCGAGGCGACCTGCAAGGTCACGAACGGCTGCACCGTCGTCAAGATCAAGACGTCCCGCGCGGACAAGATGGTGACCGCCGTCGTCGACGACACGAAGTGCACGCTCAAGATGATGAACACGCAGGGCGCGCACCATGCGTGGGAGCCGGGACACCTGATCGAGCCCGACTCGATGAAGCTCGGCCCAGGCGACGATCTCAATGCGCCGGACGCCGAGCAGTGGGTCCGCGTCTCCAGCAAGAGCGGCTCGGTTCAGCTCCACCGCGGCCCCTGGGAGAAAAAGACGGGGGGCCGCACCTGGATGAACGTGTACGGCCCCTACCGCGTCTTTCTGCAGTCGCAGCTTCCCTAACTCACATCACCAGCGTTCCCGTTCGCAGAAGATAGGCGAGCCGCGCCCGCTGCTCGGGTTGCAGCAGGGCGTGCAGACGCTCGATCGATTCCACGACCTTCCGCTGGACGCGATCGGCGCTCTTCGTTCGGAGCGCCGCGGCTTCGTCCGCCTTGGCGCGATCGAACGCATCGCCCTCGGAGGCTTCGGCCAGCAGGCTGACCGCCCGGCGGTCGTCCACTTCGGCCTGGGCGCGCTCGATCTTCAGCTGATCGAGAATCGCCGCGACCTGCTTCATCTGCGCGTCGTCCAGCTGTAGCTTCCACGCGAGGAAGCGCAGCGGACGGCGGACGCCGAGGCCGGGCGAATGTCCGAAGCCGGGGTAGTGGTGGTGGGAGAAGTCGGACCAGGGTTGGCTGGCGCCCCAGCGGGAACCGCAGTGGGCGCGCGCCGCATGAACGGCGGGACGGCACATAGGGATGTTCCTCCACGCGCCGGGGCCGTGCTCTCCGAAGTCGGGAGGGCTCCCGGCGGGTCGTCATGACGCGGGCACCATGCCTCGCGTCGGGAGAATCATAGCACGACGACTACCCGGCGGGCTCGCGCCTCCCGTCCCGCGCCCGCCGTTCCGCGTCGCTTCGCACCAGCCCCAGCACCTGCTGCCGGATGAGGAGAATCCCGGGCGACATCGTGGCCCAGTACTTCCGGAACCGCTTCCGCGCGCTCGCGTCGGTGGTGGCCACGCGCGTCTGGGTGCGGAAGAGTGAGCGCTCCTCGCCGGCGGGATCCACCTCCAGCGTCCAGACGATCTTGGCCCAGCCGGGCCGCTGAAACGCCGCGAATCGCGCCGGCGGGAGCGGATGGAATTTCACGTTCGATTCCCACGGCCGCGTCACGGCGCCGAAGACCATGGCGCGCCCCGGCACCTCGGCCAGGAGGCCCCAGCCCATCCCCTGCACCTGATCCAGGAAGGGGCGGCGGGCCAGCTCGCGGCCCTCGCTGTGAAAGAGGATCCTTCGCGATTCGAAGACGGCGCGCACCAGGGGAGAGCGCTGGAGGTCGACCTCGCGCGCGGCGGCGTAGGTGACCGGCGCGGGCGCCTTCACCCCGATCTGGTGCCGTTCCGAGACGTCGTACTGCGGCAGGAAGCGATCCATCGATACGACGGCTCGAGGGGGAGGCGCCTGGGGTTTGACGCGCCCGAACCGGGTCCAGGCCGCGCCCACG harbors:
- a CDS encoding Spy/CpxP family protein refolding chaperone, which produces MCRPAVHAARAHCGSRWGASQPWSDFSHHHYPGFGHSPGLGVRRPLRFLAWKLQLDDAQMKQVAAILDQLKIERAQAEVDDRRAVSLLAEASEGDAFDRAKADEAAALRTKSADRVQRKVVESIERLHALLQPEQRARLAYLLRTGTLVM